The Fulvia fulva chromosome 6, complete sequence genome includes a window with the following:
- a CDS encoding E3 ubiquitin-protein ligase bre1 gives MTATQAHLPALPSLHTIEMEDRKRSLVNDVDDLAPSRKRLKDENGSTMRMAEDKEKDVEDFQKDAILRQMKEYRRQKKDAEDQLSELQKKTRRHNEHLRIIDAWFAQLLDEVRVLAGDKLPTPPPNATSWTGEELYKSALLFEDNDTFSDHLKVRSDGIKSAIADLFGRVPSASPDVESLKGQLNEVLAKEKEHVVELRQAIDEKNLSAERLEIATMRYLTAERKLDRAKSSQVLKLERQAIMGGNGDATTPTTSKSGATPKKEHSDTNGELENGVASAEAEAQRKEAIAAAEKQKAQLDEIEVENERLTNELSAARTKLASLSEDDYAETSLFKTLKSQYEDVIKRVNDLEATNVQLREEAQKYQSERAAYRNQMDDEARNQTSDIEAANARAETDLARVRHTRDQLSSEMSILKASEETPKTFIVLAQELAEAKDQRIAALESHVKRLEVQVGDAEVALGDLDDLDANAVKAKLRALHTQYQLLSNELPSMEAAWKKTQALASKKIDEVATWEEQVARLTAEKAKADQKYFAAMKAKDMRETELRTLKNQSSRSSEIVSQLKDGETKTKELCINLERQVADAKDSLNRIESQHRIAEQKLKEANTSAEGLKNNVDELKALIGAKDKETLGTAKAKRQAEEDLEKCKARLDDIKKQYDTLKKTRATVSSTSGDQWRNLAICPVCNANIRNTVLKLCGHVFCKSCITDLIQNRSRKCPTCEMQLFINDEFKALQRCWPPTYPTPTDINDLLVRMYMLGKHLQQQGHALPGLGELADVGLYRRTDARDVAMLSQDTSEITLTSSAVPPQFVSARAPSCPLIQPFEPTYPGDDMEKMLRRQERMRAMDEWYTNRQWEALQALEGDLTKHFDQRLASFQRQHAIDQKRLAELTIKLAEVQKEKAQIEDWLRQSEAKAVFGSGVSGHWATQKQRLLNENTSLKYSVEQATRQLNEYETTIDRLKAENARLADSSTKPLHGTTLAEMHKQTQALSSENVSLKDTLQRAMQQILDQRTTVDSLKAENTNLVDLSKKAQGRGLEYRAAITRLNNEKAQLITKYKVHETQHEAYVRDLLNQNSTLQSQNRRVDEAAKEVLAVCKTQQEEITRLEFELSVAKAALSSQLSIQQRRQVSSSSTEYTPPTSRSTSGSSVVYHEPPSAKKGTAKPESYPHIEMRVNRLAAVPAKRKLSRVVSESEGGRDVLGAVMRRLRERGKKVKQGEEQLSGMMWSRETSVSSQGSVMDWTVCG, from the exons ATGACCGCCACCCAGGCCCATCTGCCTGCGCTCCCATCTCTCCACACTATCGAGATGGAAGACCGCAAGCGCTCGCTCGTCAATGATGTCGACGACTTGGCGCCCAGTCGTAAGCGCCTCAAGGATGAGAACGGCAGCACGATGCGCATGGCCGAGGACAAGGAAAAGGACGTCGAG GACTTCCAAAAGGATGCCATCCTGCGGCAGATGAAAGAGTACCGCCGGCAGAAGAAAGATGCGGAAGATCAGCTGTCAGAACTGCAAAAGAAGACGAGACGCCATAATGAGCATCTGCGCATCATCGACGCCTGGTTCGCCCAGCTTCTCGACGAAGTCCGCGTCCTTGCTGGTGACAAACTGCCCACTCCGCCTCCCAACGCTACTTCCTGGACCG GAGAAGAGCTGTATAAATCGGCGCTATTGTTTGAGGATAATGATACTTTCTCGGACCACCTGAAAGTTCGGTCAGATGGGATAAAGTCTGCCATTGCGGATCTTTTCGGCCGCGTGCCTTCAGCTTCGCCAGATGTAGAGAGTCTAAAGGGCCAGCTTAATGAGGTGCTCGCCAAGGAGAAGGAACATGTCGTCGAGCTCCGGCAGGCCATCGACGAGAAGAACTTGTCCGCTGAGCGCCTAGAGATTGCCACGATGCGGTACTTGACTGCGGAGAGGAAGCTGGATCGTGCAAAGAGCTCACAGGTTCTGAAGCTCGAGAGGCAAGCCATCATGGGCGGGAACGGTGATGCCACTACTCCCACAACTTCCAAGTCCGGCGCGACTCCTAAGAAGGAACATTCCGACACCAACGGAGAGCTCGAAAATGGCGTTGCAAGCGCTGAGGCCGAGGCTCAACGCAAGGAGGCCATTGCTGCCGCCGAGAAGCAGAAAGCACAGCTAGATGAGATCGAGGTCGAGAACGAGAGATTGACCAACGAATTGAGTGCTGCAAGGACGAAGCTGGCCAGCCTTTCGGAGGACGACTACGCCGAGACTTCATTGTTCAAGACTTTGAAGTCGCAGTATGAGGATGTCATCAAGCGTGTCAACGACCTCGAAGCTACTAACGTACAGCTCCGAGAAGAGGCGCAAAAATACCAATCCGAGCGTGCCGCATACCGGAACCAAATGGACGATGAGGCTCGAAACCAGACCAGCGATATTGAGGCAGCAAATGCGAGGGCCGAAACAGATCTTGCACGAGTCCGGCACACAAGAGATCAGCTGAGCTCTGAAATGTCGATTCTGAAAGCTTCCGAGGAGACTCCGAAGACTTTCATCGTGCTGGCGCAAGAGCTGGCTGAAGCCAAGGACCAAAGGATAGCTGCTCTCGAATCGCACGTCAAGCGGTTGGAAGTGCAGGTCGGTGACGCAGAAGTCGCGCTGGGCGACCTGGACGATCTGGATGCCAATGCGGTGAAGGCCAAGCTGCGAGCTTTGCATACTCAATATCAGCTGCTGAGCAATGAATTGCCGTCTATGGAAGCCGCCTGGAAGAAGACACAAGCTCTGGCATCGAAGAAGATCGACGAGGTTGCCACTTGGGAAGAGCAGGTTGCTCGCCTGACTGCAGAAAAGGCAAAGGCAGACCAGAAATATTTCGCGGCAATGAAGGCCAAAGACATGCGCGAGACAGAGCTTCGCACTTTGAAGAACCAGAGCTCGCGGTCCAGCGAGATTGTCTCGCAGCTCAAAGATGGAGAGACCAAGACGAAAGAGCTTTGCATCAACCTCGAACGACAAGTCGCCGATGCTAAGGACAGCTTGAACAGGATCGAGTCGCAACATCGCATCGCCGAGCAGAAGCTCAAGGAGGCGAACACTTCCGCCGAAGGCTTGAAGAATAACGTTGATGAGCTTAAGGCGTTGATTGGCGCGAAAGACAAGGAAACTCTGGGAACTGCGAAGGCCAAGCGACAAGCCGAAGAAGATTTGGAGAAGTGCAAGGCACGGTTGGACGACATAAAGAAACAGTACGACACGTTGAAAAAGACCCGAGCAACAGTCAGTTCAACAAGCGGAGACCAATGGAGG AACCTTGCCATCTGCCCGGTCTGCAATGCCAACATTCGGAATACGGTACTGAAGCTTTGCGGCCACGTTTTTTGCAAGAGCTGCATTACGGATCTGATCCAGAACCGCTCCAGAAAGTGCCCGACCTGTG AAATGCAACTCTTCATCAACGACGAATTCAAAGCGCTACAACGATGCTGGCCACCTACTTACCCAACGCCAACAGATATCAACGACTTGCTAGTCAGGATGTACATGCTAGGAAAGCACCTTCAACAGCAGGGTCATGCATTACCAGGACTTGGAGAGCTCGCGGATGTTGGATTGTACCGTAGGACGGATGCTAGAGATGTTGCAATGTTATCACAGGATACCAGCGAGATCACGTTGACGTCGAGCGCCGTACCGCCGCAGTTCGTATCCGCGCGAGCCCCTTCGTGCCCTCTGATACAGCCTTTCGAGCCGACGTACCCAGGAGACGACATGGAGAAGATGTTGAGGAGGCAAGAGCGGATGAGGGCAATGGATGAGTGGTATACGAATCGGCAGTGGGAGGCGTTGCAGGCACTTGAGGGGGATTTGACGAAGCATTTTGATCAGCGGCTCGCGTCATTTCAGCGGCAGCATGCGATTGACCAGAAGCGACTGGCTGAGCTCACTATCAAGCTTGCTGAGGTACAGAAGGAGAAGGCCCAGATTGAGGATTGGTTGCGACAGTCTGAAGCGAAAGCGGTCTTTGGCAGTGGGGTCAGTGGACACTGGGCCACGCAAAAGCAAAGGCTTCTGAATGAGAACACCTCGCTCAAGTACTCCGTAGAGCAAGCGACTCGACAGCTCAACGAGTATGAGACCACGATAGACCGCCTCAAGGCGGAGAACGCTAGGCTCGCCGACTCCTCAACGAAACCGTTGCATGGAACCACTCTGGCAGAAATGCACAAGCAGACGCAAGCGCTTTCGAGCGAGAACGTGTCTTTGAAAGACACTCTCCAGCGCGCCATGCAACAAATCCTCGATCAACGGACGACCGTGGACAGCCTCAAGGCGGAGAACACCAACCTTGTCGACCTGTCAAAGAAGGCTCAAGGCCGGGGACTGGAGTATAGAGCAGCCATTACCCGTCTCAACAACGAAAAGGCACAACTAATCACCAAATACAAAGTCCACGAAACGCAACACGAAGCCTACGTAAGGGATCTCCTGAACCAGAACTCAACCCTCCAATCCCAGAACCGCCGTGTCGATGAAGCGGCCAAAGAAGTCCTGGCAGTCTGCAAGACTCAACAGGAAGAGATCACGAGACTGGAATTCGAGCTAAGCGTCGCCAAAGCTGCGCTCTCTTCACAGCTCTCCATTCAGCAACGGCGTCAAGTATCTTCTTCCTCAACAGAGTACACACCTCCGACTTCCCGCAGCACTTCTGGGAGCAGTGTCGTCTACCACGAGCCGCCATCTGCCAAGAAAGGCACAGCAAAGCCAGAGTCGTACCCTCACATAGAGATGCGAGTGAATCGTCTGGCTGCTGTACCGGCGAAACGGAAGTTGAGTCGGGTTGTAAGTGAGAGTGAAGGCGGCAGGGATGTGCTGGGTGCGGTCATGCGTAGACTGCGTGAAAGGGGGAAGAAGGTGAAGCAGGGTGAGGAGCAACTAAGTGGGATGATGTGGTCGAGGGAGACGTCGGTTTCTTCCCAGGGCAGTGTGATGGATTGGACTGTTTGTGGATAA
- a CDS encoding Lysophospholipid acyltransferase has product MPPKTMAKTTARSSLGGKSAPGTPGTPRGAGGGRGGRGSRGGRKSTGSTRNDGTERKKRRYRPGTKALKEIRQYQKSTDLLLLKLPFSRLVREISLNMAPVSAGVTRWQSQAIQALQEAAEAFLIHLFEDSNLCAIHAKRVTIMQKDIQLARRIRGAWGGLVKLISSFLISYPLAAVLKRLPDDKPYIKNAFNISVALFYLVGLFDLWGGLVVVLFDAVGAYLIAAKIEGPYMPWIGFVFLMGHMSVSHIYRMIEDNPSSVDITGAQMVMVMKLSAFCWNVWDGKQPDAELNDTQKERAIRKLPGLLDYAGFVAFFPSIMVGPAFDYVDYERWLNTSMFDLPPGTDPMKAPPTRKKRKIPRSATPAMLKMVTGLVWIGAFLQLSAYHGPHVVFGDQYRDMNFFWRVYHLHMLSFVQRMKYYGVWTLTEGSCILAGIGYKGINPKTGKPDWSRLTNIKPLGVELAQNSHAYLGNWNINTNHWLRNYMFLRVTPKGKKPGFRASMATFVTSAFWHGFAPGYYMAFVLASFIQNVAKNSRRLLRPLFMTPDGTNPTSSKRYYDFFTWLVTQLIFSFTTAPFILLTLHDSTLVWARVYFYGIAAVLSTNLLLLTPAKAWLQKKVRARTNTRPDLKRHESNESMQGATLGVPSDPGRAYDEMVEEIIEEVRKRKGSAVLPDREELRKRVEETLQMKLNGGGDGERGQ; this is encoded by the exons ATGCCACCGAAAACAATGGCCAAAACTACGGCGCGTTCAAGTTTGGGTGGAAAGTCGGCACCAGGCACACCAGGAACACCGCGAGGCGCGGGAGGAGGCAGAGGAGGAAGAGGATCGCGAGGTGGTAGAAAGAGTACTGGTTCGACAAGAA ATGATGGTACTGAACGCAAAAAGCGAAGATATAGGCCGGGCACCAAGGCTTTGAAGGAAATCAGACAATACCAGAAATCGACAGATCTTCTGCTGTTGAAGCTACCGTTCTCGCGATTG GTACGAGAGATCTCGCTAAACATGGCTCCTGTAAGCGCAGGCGTGACGCGATGGCAGTCCCAGGCCATCCAAGCTCTGCAAGAGGCCGCAGAGGCTTTTTTGATCCACTTGTTCGAGGACTCGAATCTATGCGCCATTCATGCGAAGCGTGTAACGATCATGCAGAAGGATATCCAGCTTGCCAGAAGAATCCGCGGCGCCTGGGGCGGCCTTG TCAAGCTCATATCGTCCTTCCTGATATCGTACCCTCTGGCGGCAGTACTAAAGCGCCTACCTGATGACAAGCCATATATAAAGAATGCCTTCAACATAAG TGTTGCTCTTTTCTACCTGGTTGGACTGTTCGACCTGTGGGGCGGCCTGGTAGTCGTCTTATTCGATGCTGTCGGAGCGTATCTCATCGCGGCAAAGATTGAGGGCCCCTACATGCCATGGATCGGCTTCGTCTTCCTGATGGGCCACATGTCGGTCAGCCACATCTACCGAATGATCGAGGACAATCCGAGTTCTGTCGACATTACCGGAGCACAGATGGTTATGGTCATGAAGCTGTCTGCTTTCTGCTGGAACGTGTGGGACGGCAAACAGCCAGATGCCGAACTGAACGACACGCAAAAGGAGCGTGCTATCAGAAAATTGCCAGGTCTACTCGACTATGCCGGCTTTGTGGCCTTCTTCCCATCGATCATGGTCGGACCTGCCTTCGACTACGTCGATTATGAGCGTTGGCTCAACACTAGTATGTTCGACCTTCCTCCTGGAACCGATCCGATGAAGGCACCTCCCACGCGCAAGAAGCGCAAGATCCCGCGAAGCGCTACCCCAGCCATGTTGAAGATGGTCACTGGTCTCGTCTGGATTGGCGCTTTTTTGCAGCTCTCTGCCTACCACGGCCCACATGTTGTGTTTGGTGACCAATACAGAGACATGAACTTCTTCTGGCGTGTTTACCACCTGCACATGCTCAGCTTCGTGCAGCGCATGAAGTACTACGGAGTCTGGACTTTGACGGAAGGGTCCTGTATTCTCGCTGGCATTGGTTACAAAGGCATCAACCCAAAGACTGGCAAGCCTGACTGGAGCCGCCTCACGAACATCAAACCACTAGGAGTAGAACTGGCACAGAACAGCCACGCCTACCTCGGCAACTGGAACATCAACACGAATCACTGGCTCAGAAACTACATGTTCCTCCGTGTCACACCGAAAGGCAAGAAACCCGGCTTCCGCGCAAGTATGGCCACGTTCGTTACTAGCGCCTTCTGGCACGGCTTTGCTCCAGGCTACTACATGGCCTTCGTGCTCGCGAGTTTCATTCAGAACGTAGCCAAGA ATTCTCGCCGCCTCCTCCGCCCTCTCTTCATGACTCCAGACGGCACCAACCCCACTTCTTCCAAACGCTACTACGACTTCTTCACCTGGCTTGTGACCCAACTAATCTTCTCCTTCACCACCGCGCCCTTCATCCTCCTCACACTCCACGACAGCACCTTGGTCTGGGCACGCGTGTACTTCTACGGAATCGCTGCCGTCCTCAGCACCAACCTCCTGCTCCTCACGCCAGCAAAGGCATGGCTGCAGAAGAAGGTTCGCGCTCGGACAAACACCAGACCGGATCTGAAGCGTCACGAGAGTAACGAGAGTATGCAAGGTGCGACACTGGGAGTGCCCAGTGATCCGGGTCGTGCGTATGATGAGATGGTAGAGGAGATCATCGAGGAGGTGAGGAAGAGGAAGGGAAGTGCCGTGCTTCCAGATCGGGAGGAGCTGAGGAAGAGGGTAGAGGAGACGTTGCAAATGAAGTTGAATGGTGGTGGGGATGGGGAAAGGGGGCAGTAG
- a CDS encoding Transcription factor: MAPILVSSAAPGKKAAPKAAARRRPAAAAPGVVSTPAPSAQQTTPSVAPSSPPPAQPSIVQQPTSQEEQQAHPPSVQQAQSQQKPESTPASTEPVRQPSPQAEQVRVEPPTGQHAPIVQITPLPTKDATSEPIAETTSTAASSAAQPIALPSQLSQVLPNSLAASQQQTPETPSEAREEPALSFAEQALGPLLQPIPGQTENASPVSQLPTDESNGNAANVTKSTAKTGRGTKRARAAEEGSAGTTEPRKAPKRSTARSNARVQAVVQGEDQVGEENSVTAGPDETNGEAATSAEPGPAKKRRATTKKTTTTQRKGKPNAKSAETITNSDDEGASATVPEQEMQIDPALTGEVAAPTTTAPKPKKAAKPRKARIPRKKVQISAQDSAEPVATQNADTEMDVDAQDVLQQDGEDDSSDLENHVIDPDTVSMWDISHDTRHGKRSERGKAMAAIDWEKVKKERKAAAQAIVDGLQPKAKDTAAQPAEDVVPTTEGAEEADGTPAEEAPDQDAEPSEQPATETADPNAEMSDDDDGLHFIMDENGDIILDPDKTTTIDNTQAARDAAANVEDAQVVDDLTMLNNRTTWINENRRDPIDRVPLWKWKSDPWSEDETDRFYDQLRMFGTDFFIISKMFPGKNRRMIKAKFTREEKLDPARIDAALTGTSMQKWSLEHYARETGIPVAQYTQFQTLEHTMSIINEETQKKHEIQAAEDERKAAEREREEKEKAAADKEKRKSAKKAKRTRQKAAAAGTLGGGPDD, translated from the coding sequence ATGGCACCGATCCTGGTGTCGTCTGCCGCACCGGGCAAGAAGGCGGCACCAAAAGCTGCTGCGCGTCGACGACCAGCCGCAGCAGCACCCGGCGTTGTATCGACTCCAGCACCATCCGCCCAGCAGACGACCCCGAGTGTCGCGCCGTCCAGTCCTCCTCCTGCACAGCCGTCGATCGTCCAGCAGCCCACTTCGCAAGAAGAACAGCAAGCGCATCCTCCATCTGTACAGCAGGCGCAATCACAGCAGAAGCCAGAATCGACACCAGCATCGACCGAACCTGTGCGCCAACCGTCTCCCCAGGCAGAGCAGGTGCGAGTCGAGCCACCCACAGGGCAGCATGCGCCAATAGTACAGATCACGCCTCTGCCTACAAAGGACGCAACGTCTGAACCAATAGCCGAGACCACGAGTACCGCAGCATCTTCGGCCGCACAGCCTATCGCGCTGCCAAGTCAACTTTCACAGGTCCTGCCGAACAGCTTGGCCGCTTCCCAGCAACAAACGCCAGAGACACCTAGTGAGGCGAGAGAAGAGCCAGCGTTGTCCTTTGCCGAGCAAGCACTTGGACCACTGCTACAGCCGATACCGGGCCAGACTGAAAACGCCTCGCCAGTGTCGCAGCTGCCGACAGACGAGAGTAATGGCAATGCTGCAAATGTCACCAAGTCCACAGCGAAGACTGGACGCGGCACGAAGAGGGCGAGGGCAGCGGAAGAGGGATCAGCTGGCACAACAGAGCCGCGGAAAGCGCCAAAGCGAAGCACGGCTCGGAGCAATGCCAGAGTACAAGCTGTTGTTCAAGGCGAGGATCAGGTGGGCGAAGAGAACAGTGTGACAGCCGGACCGGACGAGACGAATGGAGAAGCAGCAACAAGTGCTGAACCTGGACCTGCAAAGAAACGCCGTGCAACGACTAAGAAGACCACGACCACTCAGCGAAAGGGCAAACCCAACGCGAAGAGTGCCGAGACCATCACCAACTCCGATGATGAAGGAGCAAGCGCTACTGTCCCGGAACAGGAAATGCAGATAGACCCAGCACTGACTGGAGAGGTCGCAGCACCAACTACTACGGCGCCGAAGCCGAAGAAAGCTGCGAAGCCACGTAAAGCCCGGATACCACGAAAGAAGGTGCAGATATCTGCTCAAGACAGCGCGGAACCAGTAGCAACCCAGAACGCGGACACCGAAATGGACGTCGATGCGCAAGATGTACTGCAACAAGATGGAGAGGACGACAGCTCAGATCTCGAAAATCATGTCATTGATCCTGATACCGTTTCGATGTGGGACATTAGTCATGATACCAGACACGGCAAACGATCGGAGCGAGGAAAGGCCATGGCAGCGATTGATTGGGAAAAGGTCAAGAAGGAAAGAAAAGCAGCAGCCCAGGCAATTGTAGATGGGCTACAACCAAAAGCAAAAGATACTGCCGCCCAACCTGCTGAGGATGTTGTGCCAACGACCGAGGGCGCTGAAGAAGCAGACGGTACTCCTGCTGAAGAAGCTCCGGACCAAGACGCTGAGCCATCAGAACAGCCTGCCACCGAAACCGCAGATCCAAATGCTGAGATGAGCGATGACGATGATGGTCTGCACTTCATTATGGATGAAAATGGCGACATCATACTCGACCCAGACAAAACTACCACGATCGACAACACACAAGCCGCTCGAGACGCGGCAGCCAACGTTGAAGATGCTCAAGTCGTCGACGATCTAACAATGTTGAACAACCGCACAACGTGGATCAATGAGAACCGCCGCGACCCGATCGATCGTGTGCCCTTGTGGAAGTGGAAGAGCGACCCCTGGTCTGAGGATGAAACCGACCGCTTTTACGATCAGCTTCGCATGTTCGGCACAGACTTTTTCATCATCAGCAAGATGTTTCCTGGAAAGAATCGACGCATGATCAAGGCGAAATTCACACGCGAAGAGAAGCTTGACCCTGCTCGCATTGATGCCGCACTGACCGGTACATCCATGCAGAAATGGAGTCTAGAGCACTACGCACGCGAGACGGGCATACCCGTTGCGCAATATACTCAGTTCCAGACCTTGGAACATACGATGAGCATAATCAATGAAGAGACCCAGAAAAAGCATGAAATTCAGGCTGCCGAGGACGAGCGCAAAGCAGCCGAGCGTGAACGAGAAGAGAAAGAAAAGGCGGCCGCTGATAAAGAGAAGCGCAAGTCTGCCAAGAAAGCAAAGAGGACGAGGCAGAAAGCTGCTGCTGCTGGCACTCTCGGTGGCGGACCAGACGACTGA
- a CDS encoding Transcription elongation factor 1, with protein MGKRKKSSRGPVKKQREVLATNFKCVFCNHETSVGVKIDKKAGVGNLHCKSCLQNFQTGVNYLSQPVDVYADWIDACDAVAKETAGTSTAAPASAHRQPQQPHSRAGPAPGEKYTAEDDGFIDDDDADGEADLADED; from the exons ATG GGAAAACGAAAGAAGTCCTCGCGCGGTCCCGTCAAGAAGCAG CGCGAAGTCCTTGCGACCAACTTCAAATGCGTCTTCTGCAACCACGAGACGTCGGTCGGCGTCAAGATCGATAAGAAGGCAGGCGTTGGCAACTTGCACTGCAAGTCATGCCTCCAGAACTTCCAGACAGGCGTGAACT ACCTCTCCCAGCCTGTTGATGTCTATGCCGACTGGATCGATGCCTGCGACGCCGTCGCAAAGGAGACTGCCGGGACCAGCACCGCAGCTCCAGCCTCTGCGCATCGCCAACCACAACAACCACATTCGCGAGCAGGACCAGCACCAGGCGAGAAATACACTGCTGAAGATGATGGATTCATAGACGATGACGATGCGGATGGAGAGGCAGACCTTGCAGATGAAGATTGA
- a CDS encoding Putative GTP cyclohydrolase URC1, producing MSNSTKLEETLQTILTKLNKLEQGQASIQQEYGSLGSTVESINGRVNALAGVKQASNGIAHDASFPSPRLRPDSPKIPPQNHQQRDSISSIDGHVKETNGQADTALSPPPRRTSTTSKIILTTHPGQAGVDPLPMQWGAKDAQTRGPVVVSRNPSTFRRRNAVGAHGGSYSIYYALAVASKQMDTDHKPDYTNTEPAASIGPFPSWYDPKKIVAMDPLGHLAPWLFKDIIKDDNVEIRPTIAVTKAHMKIPELEESVRKGRLVPDGKICINETGELNVTKFAVEPVWYLPGVAERFGIDEGSLRRSLFEHTGGSYPELITRNDIKLFLPPIGGLTVYCFGDPAKMSDPNSKLSLRVHDECNGSDVFGSDICTCRPYLIFGIEEAVKEAQRGGSGVVIYFRKEGRALGEVTKYLVYNARKRGSDRASEYFKRTENIAGVKDMRFQALMPDILHWLGITKIDRMMSMSNMKHDAIVEQGIPIHERVPIPDDMIPEDSRVEIDAKIHAGYFTTGKVMTVEELNNVKGRAWEDVDH from the exons ATGTCGAACAGCACGAAGCTTGAGGAGACTCTACAGACCATTCTGACCAAACTCAACAAGCTCGAACAAGGCCAAGCCAGCATTCAGCAAGAGTATGGCTCTCTCGGGTCGACCGTGGAGTCAATCAATGGCCGCGTCAACGCACTGGCTGGAGTGAAGCAAGCCTCGAACGGCATTGCCCATGATGCTTCCTTTCCAAGTCCAAGACTACGCCCGGATAGTCCCAAGATCCCTCCTCAAAATCATCAGCAACGAGACAGCATAAGCTCGATCGACGGCCACGTCAAGGAGACCAATGGTCAAGCAGACACTGCGTTATCTCCACCACCGCGAAGGACGAGTACAACATCGAAGATCATCCTCACCACTCATCCAGGCCAAGCAGGCGTTGACCCGCTACCGATGCAATGGGGCGCAAAGGATGCCCAGACACGTGGCCCAGTAGTCGTGTCTCGTAACCCTTCCACTTTCCGGCGGCGAAACGCGGTTGGAGCACACGGTGGATCTTACAGCATCTACTACGCTCTGGCAGTCGCCTCTAAGCAAATGGACACTGACCATAAGCCCGACTACACAAACACAGAGCCAGCAGCAAGCATAGGTCCGTTCCCTTCCTGGTATGATCCGAAGAAGATCGTAGCCATGGATCCGTTGGGTCACTTGGCTCCTTGGCTCTTCAAGGATATCATCAAAGACGACAATGTCGAGATTCGTCCAACAATCGCCGTGACAAAAGCTCACATGAAAATCCCGGAGCTCGAAGAATCTGTCCGCAAAGGCAGGCTCGTACCAGATGGCAAGATTTGCATCAACGAGACAGGAGAGCTCAACGTCACAAAGTTCGCCGTTGAGCCGGTGTGGTATCTGCCAGGTGTAGCCGAGCGCTTCGGCATTGATGAAGGATCACTCAGACGCTCGTTGTTCGAACACACTGGAGGCAGCTACCCTGAGCTCATCACTCGTAACGACATCAAGCTCTTCTTACCACCAATAGGAGGCCTGACGGTATACTGCTTCGGTGATCCTGCAAAGATGAGCGACCCCAACTCAAAGCTGTCGCTACGTGTCCATGACGAGTGTAATGGCTCAGACGTGTTCGGCTCTGACATCTGCACATGTCGGCCCTACCTTATCTTTGGTATCGAGGAGGCCGTCAAGGAAGCTCAACGAGGTGGTAGCGGGGTGGTCATCTACTTCCGAAAGGAAGGTCGTGCGTTGGGCGAAGTGACCAAGTACCTGGTGTACAATGCCAGGAAACGTGGCTCCGATCGTGCAAGCGAGTACTTCAAGCGCACTGAGAACATTGCAGGCGTGAAGGATATGCGGTTCCAAGCACTGATGCCAGACATTCTTCATTGGCTTGGTATCACCAAAATCGATCGCATGATGAGTATGTCAAACATGAAGCACGACGCCATCGTTGAGCAGGGTATCCCGATCCATGAACGAGTACCTATTCCAGACGATATGATCCCGGAAGACAGTCGGGTCGAGATTGACGCGAAGATTCACGCTGGATACT TTACCACCGGGAAGGTTATGACAGTGGAAGAACTCAACAACGTAAAAGGGAGGGCCTGGGAAGATGTCGAT CATTGA
- a CDS encoding Derlin-2, whose protein sequence is MAAVLGGEGGAVPLEQWFFEMPVCTRWWTTATVVTGVLVQCQILTPFQLFYSFRAVFHKQQFWRLITTFIYFGPLSLNLLFHIFFIQRYARMLEESAASVAHFSWLLAYTSVTLLTIAPLFSQMFLGTTLSSTLVYIWSRRNPDTRLSFLGLLTFKAPWLPWVLVAFNVVLHGHWPKDELCGIVVGHIWYFFNDIYPTAHGGHRPLDPPQWWCSLFERNNLPPPETDVHAAAINRDVAAPVVPEVR, encoded by the exons ATGGCTGCAGTACTAGGTGGAGAAGGAGGCGCTGTACCGCTGGAGCAATGGTTCTTCGAGATGCCCGTGTGCACGCGATGGTGGACCACAGCAACAGTCGTCACAGGCGTCCTGGTGCAATGCCAGATCCTCACACCATTCCAGCTCTTCTACAGCTTCCGAGCTGTCTTTCACAAACAGCAG TTCTGGCGACTCATAACGACGTTCATATACTTTGGACCCTTATCGCTAAACCTCCTCTTTCACATCTTCTTCATCCAACGATATGCACGAATGCTCGAAGAGTCAGCAGCATCCGTGGCGCACTTCAGCTGGCTCTTAGCCTACACCTCCGTAACACTCCTCACGATCGCGCCACTCTTCAGTCAGATGTTCCTCGGCACAACACTTAGCAGTACACTGGTGTACATCTGGTCGAGGAGGAACCCAGACACGAGGCTGAGCTTTCTGGGACTGCTCACGTTCAAGGCACCGTGGTTGCCGTGGGTGTTGGTGGCTTTCAACGTGGTACTGCATGGACACTGGCCTAAGGATGAACTGTGTGGCATTGTGGTTGGACACATATGGTACTTCTTCAACGACATCTACCCAACGGCTCACGGAGGGCACAGGCCGTTGGACCCGCCGCAGTGGTGGTGCAGTCTGTTTGAGAGGAACAACCTACCGCCGCCAGAGACGGATGTGCATGCAGCAGCGATCAATAGGGATGTTGCTGCACCGGTGGTGCCTGAGGTCAGGTAG